CAGGTCATTAAGAGATGCTTTAAAAGATGACATACTGCCATGGCTGAATATCGTTGTCGAAAAGCCATTAAATACTCGTCTTTCTGATGATTTTCTGGTAAAAATGACGTCCAAGGCAAATAGTCGTCTGAGAGTTCTTGCTCTCATATATTGCTTTAAGATAACGGATGATGGGCTTCTACAAGTCATTGCCAGTAATCCTCATATCAGCAAGGTATGTTAGTTTGTTTGTAAGGAAATCGTAATGGATAAGATATGGTTGGTGGAGTCTTTTTTAATATCTTCCCCTTTTCtccttgtttttttttaaatttaaaaaacaaaaatatgtactAGTTAACTAATCAAGTGTGCTGAATAATGAATTTCATAGGTTTGAATTTCAGTTGCAATTTCTGTTCTATTGTAAAAAAACTCGTCTTTTTAAATCTTGAATTTGTTTGATGAGTCAGAAACCATATCCATGCTTTAATGAAGTCAACTCTAGATTTTCCCGGCCGAGGAAAGGAAAACGAATCTCCGTTCCAGTCTTCATTTTTTCGCCAAACTCGATTCTAGTTAATCAACACCACATAAATTAATATGAGGTAGAAGGTAGTATAAATTACATCTGCCCTGAATTCTATGTTCTTTTCCACCTTTTTCCAGCTCTATTTACGAGGGTGCACAGGCTTAACCATTGAGGGAGTACTTGGAGCGGTGAAGTTACTTACCAAGGGTAACCACAAGTTAAAGAGCTTAAGTATTTCTGGCATCTATAATGTGAAGAGAGAGGACTTTGAGACACTTGGTCATCTAATGGGTATAAACCAGatgcaaaagaaagaaggaacaaAGAACTTCAAGTACCACAGGCGAAGCGGATTATCCACATTTGGACAAGAATCTCAGACTTCAATTGATGTAGATATCTGTCCGAAATGTGGCGAAGTAAGAGAAATCTTTGACTGTCCTAGAAATTCTTGTATAAGGAGAAAGCAGCTTATAGAGTGCAGGAGCTGCTTCCTGTGTGTCCCGAGGTGCGAAGAGTGTGGTGTATGCACCAAAGATGAAGAAGTAGGTGAAGCAGCTTGTGCAGATATACTGTGCTTGGATTGTTGGCTTCAGCTTCCAAAATGTAGTTTCTGTAACAAGGCATACTGCAATCAACATGCTTACCAGCAGTCCCTATATCCCGACTCTTCAGGTTTTCTGTGCAGTGATTGTAAATTCCATGCAACGCAaacttcacatgattgagatTGTTTATAATGCTGCAGAGGCGATGAGATGTATTCTTTTTTTCGGTAAATAAAAGTTTTTATTACCAACGGCGGCAATCTGTACacgtaaaaataaaaaaaataaaaaactgcGGAGTGACATCTCCGGTCTGCGGCAACTACAAAGTTACTTCCAATCACTACTACAACAACTGTGCTGCCAGAGTCCTACTAGAAAGGGTAAAAATTTAGCTTATCTAGAATCTTAGCTAGCCTACtagatgttttatacttcaataccacacaagaggagtGGTTTGTATGGTATTCAATTTTTTGCGTGCacagattatagaaggacctggttcttctatataTTCCTTATACTATTGTTGTGGAATaataaatgcagaaagtaaagaacacaagaatttttacgtgaaaaataccCGTCTCAAAAAGTACAAAAAACCCACGACCTACTACCCAGTAGGATTTTCTCCAAACATTTCACTACAACTCTGAGCCAACAACAAAATTTACAAACTCTTGCAAGTCTACGGATTAACTCTAACCCTTATAGCAACCAACCACAGGTTGTTGTGACTGCTTCAAgctaactctaacttgaacaataCAACTCGAATTTACAACCTCTTGCAAACTTAAGGATTAACTTTAACCCTTATAGTAACAAGTCACAAGTTGTTGCGactacttcaagttaactctaacttgaaagatACAACTTAAGTACCTAGTACAATTTGCTTCTAAGAAAGCTAAAAGGTACAACTCAAAATGCCTACTGCACTTtaaacaagaaataaataaagatacataaaactctttatgaaTCTGGTTCTTCAATCTAGTTCGTGTAGCTTCAGGATCGCACTTTTAAAATTCACAAGAATTGCTCACAAAATGCCTTGCTTTTTAGCTCTCAATTCTTGCTTTACTTCAGTATGTGTGCatcacctgtaaaagagaacaacactgatatttatatAGTTAGTAAATAAAGATTAACTAGAGTTCTAAAGCTTTACTCTTCCTCGGTGAAAGAGTTCTAGTCAACTTCAATTTTTAACTCTTCCCTTATCTTGGGTAGAGTTCTCTTCAAGTAAGAAGTCCTGCTTCTTATCAAATATGCAATCTTTTCGTTCAGGGAATATCAGATATAACCACTTATACTTATCCCTTTCACGTGCAAGTTTTTTGTTTAATTCCATTCGTCACCTGTGTATATTGTCCATGGACTTGGTTCATGCATGTGTTCCtttttcaatcatcaaaacaaactta
The Nicotiana sylvestris chromosome 11, ASM39365v2, whole genome shotgun sequence DNA segment above includes these coding regions:
- the LOC104248165 gene encoding F-box protein SKIP28, coding for MDMQISQPIPEGEEQNTAMIKTPLDSGEPPHGAMFLVLAYLPLFELLSMTQVCRSLRDALKDDILPWLNIVVEKPLNTRLSDDFLVKMTSKANSRLRVLALIYCFKITDDGLLQVIASNPHISKLYLRGCTGLTIEGVLGAVKLLTKGNHKLKSLSISGIYNVKREDFETLGHLMGINQMQKKEGTKNFKYHRRSGLSTFGQESQTSIDVDICPKCGEVREIFDCPRNSCIRRKQLIECRSCFLCVPRCEECGVCTKDEEVGEAACADILCLDCWLQLPKCSFCNKAYCNQHAYQQSLYPDSSGFLCSDCKFHATQTSHD